ACAAATGTCATTCACATTGATACTAAAAGAGAGATGGGCTGGGTGGGGGGGCGGTTACTGGTAAAGGAGGAAATACAAGGGTGTAGTTTCAGAAGAAGGAGAAAGTGACAATCACAGTCCTCATGTAGCCGCCAGACAGCTATAAGAACCTGGACAACGGGGAACAGAAAATAGGTATTTCATGGAGTTCCCAAGCTAACATAGGAGCtgaacaaatatttgttcattgaatTCACAACAAAATGGAAACCTAAAACATGCTATTTAGATACAAGGAACTGAGTTTCCTTCTGTTAGCTCAGTGAGGAATGTGTCCCCATAGACAGTAACTCATCCTTAGAACCAGTTGAGACTTCCCATTTACTCTTAGGCCCTCATCACACTGTGCTGGGTTATCTTTTGCCTTCTGTGTCAGAAGTATGGGGTCTCCATGAAGTTAGCCTTGGGCTTTCCCAGACTTCAGCTACACTGGAGTGACTGCTTTCATGCTCCCAGGAGACATGCTTCTCTTTCTGGATTTTCAGATAAAGAATCAGCCCTGAACCATGTGAATGAGAAGtaatactccatttatgtatgttgtgtcaaaatgcattctactgtcatgtagaatagaacaaagaaaaaaaaaagaatcagcccTTAATTCCTGGcaattatttatctctttttctatAAGAATCTCTTTTCTAGCCAATCGCAGTGGTgcacgccagtaatcccagtgactcaggagtctgagacaggacgatcgtgagttcaaagccagcctcagcaatggcgaggtgctaagcaactcgtgagaccctgtctctaaagaaaatacaaaaaagggctggggatgtgactcagtggtcaagtgcccctgagttcaatccacagcacccccacaaaaaagaatCTTCTCTGCTGCACGCTGCCCAGTCGTCTGGCCCAGCTGACAGTGACCTGTGGACCCTCTGACAGAAGAGTCACCTGGCCCTCAAATGCACCATGTCTGGTTCCTCCAGCATTGACACTATGAAGAAGGTGGTTCAGCAGGTCTGGCTGGAGGCCAGACTCAACCACGTGAAGGTTTCCCAGGCAGTTGCAGACTTGAAAAAATTTTGTCTGCAGAATGCTCACCATGATCCCCTACTGACTGGAGTATCTTCATGTACAAGTTCCTTCAGACCCCAGAAAGTCTATTCCTTTTTGTAGTCATCTTTCTGAGGTTTCCCAAACCCACTGCTCAAGAACCAGTGAATATTCAAGAGAGCTTAATTTGAAGCCTGTACAAAAAATTTCCCTATAACACATGTACCTTAATATAATCTACTTTTGTCAATCCTTAACATCTACCTCTCTGAATTTTCATGAATTTCTATTTCACAAGggtaattattttatatacactGGCAGcaacatacaataaaatatttatttatttatttattttttggtaccagggattgaactcaagggcattcaatcactgagccacatccccagccctattttgtgttttatttagagacaggatctcactgagttgttcagtgccttgcttttgctgaggctggctttgaactctcgattctcctgtctcagtcttcccggctgctaggattacaggcaagtgccactgtacctggctcaaaatacttagtattaaaaaaaaatatcttcctcTTGCAGAGAAGCCACATAACCCAGATATTGAATCCTGGTGTACTATAAATCTGGATTTCAATTTTAGGTCTTTCCCTTATTTGCTGGTTGTCTCATCTTGTTTAATATGACCAGAGCCAGTTCATTACTCTGTGAAACTCCTGTCCTACAGGAATTTTGAGTGAAAATATACTTAAAGTTCCAGACACATAAAATACTGTATTTCTCATGATACCCAGCCATCAGGTCGTGTCCAAAAGATAGACCTATTAAAAATAAtgctcaagggctggggatgtacctcagtgataaATCGGTTGCTTGCATAAGGCCCTGTGTTAAATTCCcagcattggggctggggatgtggctcaagcggtagtgccctcgcctggcatgcgtgcggtccgggttcaatcctcagcaccacataccaacaaagatgttgtgtccgctgagaactaaaaaataaagattaaaaaaaaaattctctctctctctctctctctctctctctctcctctcactctctctttaaaaaaaaaaaaatttcccagcattgaagacaaaagaaaagttcAAGATACCACCTCCCCTCACCCAGAAAGAATATGTTAGACAGGTGTGGTGGCAtttgtgatcccagtggctttggaggatgaggcaggagaattgcaggttcaaagccagccttagcaaattagtgaggccctaagaaactcagtgagactctgtctctaaataaaatacaaaaacatgctggggattttgctcagtggctaagcacctctgggttcaattcccagtaccaaaaataagaatATGTTAGCTGGGACatgagactgatcaaattatgtgcattcAAGAATATGGTATAATGAATCccagtattatgtataattttactaataaaaataaataaatagattccaATTTTTTacttggggaaaaaagcaatgtgtTAGCTTATCAACAACCCCAGAGTAGATCTGTAAATCTGATGCCTGGCATCATAAGTGTATCTGGTGGGTACAAATAATCATTTTCTAGAAACCCATTATTTTGTCATACAGCAACATTTCATTAGGTACTATCAGAGCTTGAATAAAATTTCCCAGTAAAATCTCTCCATTCTGGTCCAACGGTGTCATTCAGTGGTGGAGCAATTACCTAGCTcacgtgaggctctgggtttgatccacagcacagGGACCTCCCAAATCCTTTAAAGAAACAAGTGGTTCGATACACAAAGATGTTTGTTAGATCGAAGGAAGGTCACCACAGTGTAAAAGTAAAGTGTAAAGCTTGAAATTACTAcagagaattaaataaattataatataaattataatgattttgttaTAGATTTTTATGTAGCCGTTAAGAGATCCTGCAGAAATATATTTACTCACAAGTGGCTTTCTGAGGTAATAGCATGCAGTCAGAGTGGTCTGTCAGAGATTCCACCACGGGTATGGTCGGGCCAAAAGCACAGAAGGCAATGGTGCAGCCCATCAACCTCTTCTTCAGATGCTTGCAAAATAGGTGCCAATTTCAGGGGTGGTTCTATGAGCAAATGAATATAATGATAAGGGCTGTATCATTGGTTATGATGAGTACATGAGCTTTGTATCAGATGATGCagaacagatttattttaaaacagtcaaGAAAACAACTGGGTTGGATCATGCTAAAAGAAGATAATAttaggctgggtacagtggcgcctgcctgtaatccctgcagcttgggaggctaagacaggaggatctcagattcaaagccagcctcagtgaaaacaaggtgctaagcaactcaatgagaccctgtctctaaaataaaataccaaataggtctggggatgtggctcggtggtcaagtgtcatgagttcaatcccaagtacccccccccccaaaaaaaagagataatattaTTCTGTCACAAAGTGTCTCCAACTAGAAATGATAACTGaaaggctgggactgtagctcagtggtagagcacccgcctcacacatgtgaggcactgggtttgatcctcagtaccacataaaaataaatagatattgtgtccaactacaactaaatatatatatacatatttatttatattggggggaaaaatttttttcctattgtttttgtTACCTTTTTGTTATCAGATGACAATGCTGTggggttgattttattttaaaaagttctgggCCAGGACAGTGGCACATTCctaaactcaggaggctgagacaagactatcacaagttgaaggctaaccttagaaacttagcaagaccctgtcttaataaaagtaaaaagagtctgggatgtagctcagtgatgcgTCCCTTGCCTAGGATACAATAggtctggggttcaatccccagtaccacacacatatacaaataaaggttggggaatatagctcaggaatagagtgcttacttagcatgtgcgaggccctggttttgatctcacacacatacacacacacgtttaTATTTAGTTATACAGAAAGGtattctatataaataaattataaaattatattgggGAGGTGGccgggttgtggctaagtggtagagggTACACctgccttgtgtatgtgaggcactgggtttgatcctcagcatcacataaaaaaaaaaaaaggtattatgtccatctataacaacaaaaaaatttttttaaatttaataacattATATGTAATCCTTTTTCTTCGCAGtattggagactgaactcaggagtgctctatcagtgaactacatccccaggcctttttgttttgagactgggtctcaatCAATTCCTGagcctggcctggaacttgggatcctcctgcctcagcctcttgagtcgctgggattacagttgtgtattACCATGCCCAGCTGTGATCCTGGTTTTATCATGtatatgtatgattttttaatataatttaatcttttttaaaaaaatatttatttttttagttgtattcggactcaatatctttatttatttttatgtggtgctgaggatcgaacccagggccttccacatggtGGGCgaacgttctaccactgagccataactccagccctaatgtaatttaatcttttaaaatttttttttttagttgtaggtggacatatttatttgtttgggtactggggaattgaactcaggggcattcaactacagagccacatcaccagccttttttgtattttgtttagagacagggtctcattgagttgcttagcgcctcgttttttgctgagactggctttgaactggtgatcctcctccctcagcctcttgagcctctgggattacaggcaagcaccattgtgctcatttatttattttattttaatgtagtgctgagagtcaaacccagtgcctcacacatggcaggcaagtgctcaaccactgagctacaacttcagccccaaATGTAtgatatttaaggaaatatataataaatattatcagTGCTTATCTAATTCTCCCACaattatatgtacataaattAGGGGAATATGATCATTGCATCCTTTTTGTCTTGATATTAGCCTCTTCAAGGACTCcattttttggtacaggggattgaaatAGGggctttcacatgctaggcaagtgctctactgatgagcACCATACCCAGCCAATCCCCCTTGTTTTTAGACAGGGTCCCCctgagttgcccaagctggcatcaaatttgccatcttcctgcctcagcctcttgagtagtgGGGATGAGGAGACATGTCCTGCAATGATTGGCTGAGactagatttttcaaaaaaattttttctcaaggATATCTCTTAAGAAAATATAGGAACAAAACTGTGTCcagaaaaacaattgaaaatgtaTATTGAAGGCAGacttgaaaagaatttttttttcatacacatacaaaaaagagGAGGCATGAAAGAGAAACCAACGTACCTGattggttttacttttttcttttcttttttttttttaaagcaatatgaTGGTCTCCCCTCACTGACTTCTTAGCAGAGTCTGGAGCCTTTTCCTTTGTTCTCACTCACTGAGGGGTGAGATACATACCTCACCAGCTCACAGCAATTATCCTGATAGCTTTAGGATCAAGTTTTCTGGATATCTCAAAATTGAGCAAAGGGCACATGATAATGAATACTAATATGTTCCTGGAAAGATATCCTTCTGTGATAAACTAATAGTCtcctgatttaaaaatgttttcttggcCAGGTATGATgggtggtacaggcctgtaatcccagcaatgaagactgaggcagggggatgacaAGTTGGAGGCACCTTAGCAAAACccagactcaaaatgaaaaataaaaagggctggggatgtagttcagtggtagagcaccactggggtttaatcctcagtaacacacacaaacacacacaattttcTGAACATTTACTTGGCATGACTAATCTGTAATAAGTGGATAAAATTCCTTTAACTATCTTTGTAAATATCCTAGGTTtgggaaagagaggagagggtCTTTCCTTAAAAGTCTAGGGTTGAGGACAtgactcagttggtagagtgcttccctggcatgtgccaggccctgggtttaatccccagcaccaccaaaaaaaaaaaaaaaaaaaaaaagaggccaaagTCTAGCTGGGGGagatggaaatataaataaaaagtgaaaaataacaagagaaagatCATAATAGGTTTACTCACAAACTGACATGTTTTAGGGATGCATGGAAATTTGTCACCATCCAAGAGACAGGGGAgcattccagaagaaaaaaattgtgtgtcaCAACTTGAACTCACTGGTCAGGAAGATCAGTTCCTGGCCTTGAAAAATGGAGACCAGACCTTGTACAGAAAGTACCTCAAAGTACCACTGTCAGCTACAGCTCGTGAACATCTCCACAGGTTACCACAGTGAATGCTTGTCCGAGAAGCAAGATCAGGGACTCAAACAAGAGACATGTGTCCAAAATTATCAGAGATCTCTAATACTTTTGTGTTTAAGCCTTAAACAACAAGGGAACTGAAATCCTGTTTCAGCCAAAAGCCTCACTTTCCTCACAACACTGCAAGTGTTGCCTTTTGCTGAACCGATTACTCAACCTGTCGAGAGCTAATAATTTATGCCGCCCGGATCTCGGCGAGAGAAAAGAGAACCGATAATGGCAGGCAAAGCAGAGGCCTAGTGGGTCCGGCTGGGGTCTCCAATTACTTCTGAGTTTCACATTTTCTAGATGATACCTACTCCTTGTGTTCgccctttccctccttctctcgCTCTACCAGTTTCTCCAGTTTTCAGGAACCAGAGTTAGTAGCTGACCAGGTCCTCCCGAGGCCAGCCTTTCCCCCGCCCCCGACGCCCCAGCCGCAGCCGCAGccgcagccccagccccgccTTCCTCAGCCCCCGCGGTATCAGCCGCAGGAGCTGAGCGGAGGGGCGGGGCGGCTGCAGGCGGGGCGGCGGCGCAGGCGCAGTGGCACTGGGCTCGCCGCGCTGAACTGCAGCTATGGAGCAGGCACCGCCGGACCCCGAGAGGCAGCTCAAGCCTGCGACCCTGGAGCCGCTGGGTCGTCCCGACCCTGGGCTGGAGGCTGTGGCCGGTGAGGAAGCCGAAAGGGCCCGGGAAGAAGGCTCCGAAGCTGACACGGTGAGAAGAAGGGGCGGCGGAGGCCTCGAGGCCTGTGTCCGGGCCTAGTGAGCTAGGCTGGGCTGTGCGGGTGGGCTCGGCCTGGGAGGCCCCGGGGTCGCGGGGAACGGCTGGGCAGCAGAGGCCGCAGGTGCAGCACTGGGTGTGTTGAGGGGGAGGCTCTTCGTGGAAAGCAGGGGCTGTAGGTGGGGAGCCAACGTCAAGAGCACGGCGACCGACGGGAGGGCTTCGGAGGCGCGGGCTGTGGGGCTGTGGGTGCGGGGACCAGTCCTGCCGGCGAGGCTGGAGGAGCGGCAGCTTTCAGTGGTCGCTACacctgaaaattacaaaaaatatgtacatatatataaatatctaacAAGGGTTTTGCTGGGAAGATGGCTATTTAATGGGGGCACTGTGAGCGATGGACAGCGGTATTCGAGAAGGAAGGGAACGCCAAACTAGGGTGAGCAGCAAGTCGGAGCAATAAAGAGGGGTTGGCTGGGTGCAAACTGAAGAAAGTGCAAGGTTCTAGGTAAGGTGcagatgaaatatttttgtacttGTTCGGCTCTAATTTCTTTACTTGGGGTAAGGTGTCATTTTCTATTGGAGACTTATCTGAATCCCTTTGGATAATTAGTGATTTTCACTTGTGTGAAAATGTAGCATCTTATATTTGTAAGTGATTTCATTCCAAAGTGTCTATACTTGTAATGCAAGGTTTGTAGACCACTTTAAATAGAAGGACTTTAGCAATTCAGTACAGTGCTTCATGTTAGACCTTCCTGCCCGGTCTCCTTCAGTGTGCACGTCTCATCCAGTCATTTTGTTTCTTCGCACCCCCTCACCCCAACAGGTGTTAGTGCTAATATGAAACTGCCTGTTCTTAAGATTAATGGATAAGGAAAAGTCAAAAGTTGTTTGCTAAATGTAACTAGGAAGACTCTTAACTTCAAGTTTAGAGATCAGGTAATTAGAGTCTTAAGTACAGGAGTTGAAGATTTTGCCTGCTTAAGAAAATAACAAGCCATAGTAGcatgaagacttttttttagtgtacttttaagttataaaaattaattttttaaagaatagttttaGGTTCACAACAAAGTGGAGAGGGAGATGCAGAGATTTTCCAGTACTCCCTGTCCTCACATATAGCCTGGTGCATTGTGAACACCTTCCATCAGAGGGTACACGTTAACATTGATCATCATCACCCAGTCCATGTTTTCAACAGGGTTCACTGTTCATGCTGAGCATTCTATGGGTTTCAAAAAATGTCATGatgacatgtatccaccattatagtatcatacaAACTATTTTCACTGTCGTGAACAGTTTTTCTATCCTACCTGgtctttcctttctccccaccctATTCCTGTTTGGTGacaaccatttatttattcattttttttactgtttctataatttttgccttttccagaatgcccTGTCTTTGTAATCATACAGTACATAGTCTCTCTGAGACTTCTTTCATACAGTAGTATGaaagactggcttctttcatacAATAGTTTGCTTTTAAGGTTCCTTCATGTCTTTTCATtgtttgatagctcatttctttttagctccaaataatattttgttgttcagatataccacagtttatccgTCTGTTTATTGAAGGATATCTTGGGATCTTCCAAGTTTGGGCAtttatgaataaagctactataaGTACGAACATGTGCAGGTTTTGGTGTGGCATTTTCAACTCTGTTGGGTAAATAAATACCTAGGTGTACCATTGCTGGATCATAGGTAAGAATGTAGCCAGGTGCTCATGcctctagtcccagctacttgggaggttgaggcaggaggatcctaagttgagaccaactcagcaacttagtgagaccctgtctcaaaatgaaacataatggctgggattgtagctcagtggtagagcacttgtctagcatgtgtgaggcacatggtttgagtctcagcattgcatataaataaataaaataaaggtccatgaacaagttaaaaaaatatgtacatatatataaaacaaaaacagtttaaaaaaataaaatataaaaaaggttgggaatgtaactcagtggtaaagtgtctctgggttcagtcctcagaagGCCATCCTGCTGAGGACTGAACAAaaagataagaatttttttataagaaaaaaattacaaactgtcttccaaagtgccTGTACCAATTTGTTCTCCCACCATCAATTAATGAGAGTTCTTCTTGCTACACATCCTTGCTAGCATTTGATATTGTCTGTGTTCTagatttagaacattttaatgtGTATATAGTAGtacctctttgtttttttaaatatttatttcttttagttgtacacaatgcctttatttttatttatttattttatgtcgtgctgagaatgaaacccaggaACTTGCATGcaccaggtgagcactctaccactgagccataaccccaaccccttacttctttgttttaatttgcatttctcatgaCAGATGATGTCCAACatcttttcaaatgcttatttgccatctgtatgaCTTATTTGGTGAGATATCTATTAAGATTGTTTATCCTTTTAGTTTTTGGTGATGAAACCCAGAATGAAGTGTGCCTTTCGTTTTAATTACGTTGTTTTATTATGGTTgaattggtttttgtttgttttgttcttaatgtttttgtgtatatggtactggggattgaaccaagggccttgagCATTCTAGGCAGGCTCTCTAccatgaactacatccccaacccttcttattgagttttgttttgttttattttgttttattttgtttgagagaggggggggagggagggagggagggagagggagagagagaatttcagtatttatttttcagttttcggcggacacaacatctttgtttgtatgtggtgctgagggtcgaacccgggctgcacgcatgccaggtgagcgcgctaccgcttgagccacatccccagcccaattgagttttaatattaagtttacattttatcttctcctaagataaaataataattttagaattatttgtgGAGTAGTCAGGATCtcatttaaatatgagaaaagtgTGTGTATTCTGTAATGCTTAAATAATTAGtagtagtttttaaataatttttgtgcaGGTTCTCACCTGTgacttaatttttctatttttgttcaaTCATTTTTATTGTGAAGTATATTAGTAATGCAAATCAGCTTTCACAAAACAATTCTTTTGAAGTCCCCACATGTTCTCCTGGATTACCATCATAGAGGTAACCAGTAT
This window of the Ictidomys tridecemlineatus isolate mIctTri1 chromosome 3, mIctTri1.hap1, whole genome shotgun sequence genome carries:
- the LOC144376397 gene encoding sorting nexin-4-like isoform X1, encoding MEQAPPDPERQLKPATLEPLGRPDPGLEAVAGEEAERAREEGSEADTFSADTTSLFVCGAEGRTRAARMPEKDCFPSGTPALNTKGPETSAIVMEEDDGDGDVWPFTSPRTWPHKTIYN
- the LOC144376397 gene encoding sorting nexin-4-like isoform X2, which translates into the protein MEQAPPDPERQLKPATLEPLGRPDPGLEAVAGEEAERAREEGSEADTFSADTTSLFVCGAEGRTRAARMPEKDCFPSGTPALNTKGPETSAIVMEEDDGDGDVWPFTSPRTWPHKTSE